The stretch of DNA accCAGCAAATCGTCTTTTGTATGTTCCCGTCTTTTCCTAGATTGCAAAGACACACCAGAATACTGAAGATATCATCAGTGGAAGATGTAGGGGATGAAGGCATTAAATCCGACGAACCCACGGGTCTCATCAACCTCGGCAACACCTGTTACCTCAACTCCACGCTCCAAGCCATCCGCGCTATGCCCGAAGTCCACCAAGCGCTCAAAGAATtcactccttcctcctcctcctcttcttccctccccgAATTCCGCGTCACAAATTCGTTGAAAAATCTGTTTGTTACGATTGACAATACACCTAATGCCGTTCCTCCATTGGAAGTTATCAGTAATTTGAGAATCTTGGCGCCTCAATTTGCAGAGAGGGATCAGAGGGGGCATTACGCACAGCAGGATGCGGATGAGGCTTGGACGCAGCTTGTGCAAGCGTTAAGGGCGGCGTTGCCGAAGAACGGGGATGAAGGGTCTGTTGTGGACCGTTTGATGTCTATCGAATTAACCAAGACGTGAGTCCCGTTTCAAATATATTGACATTCATGCTAATGCACAATTGAAGTCTCAAAAATGCAgagacagaggaagaaccAGAGACAACTAGTACGGAGACTGTCTTGAAACTGGAGTGTAACATCTCTGGGACCACAAATTTCTTGATGTCTGGTATTCAAGACAACCTTAACCAGCAGGTTGAGAAGACGAGCGCGACACTGGGACGAAACGCAACTTACTCTATGTAAGACTGTCCATTTATCCATAGCTGATGAATCCATGGCTGACGCTTGTTATAGGCAATCTCGCGTTTCTCGATTGCCGGAGTACCTTGTAGTGCACATGGTTCGATTTTATTGGCGTCGTGACATCCAGTGAGCCAACCCCGTAGTGTTCTTGGCTTTGGCTGACAGATTATtaggaaaaaggcaaagatcATGCGTAAAGTCAAGTTTCCACTCGAACTCGACTTATCTGACATCGTACGTCGAGTCTCAGTGTATACCTCCCGTCTAACCATACTAATACACCTACCCTTTTTGGACAGGTGACCGAGCCCCTCCGCAAAAAGATTCAACCCCTTAACACGGCGACGAAACAAATCCTCAAGGAACGTGATGCCCGTGCGAATATCTTGAAACGAAAGCCCGGACAGGgattggatgaagaagaaaagaaaagaggtgaagaaaaggctatggtggaagagcttgTGAAAGAAGGGGGACTAACCAGTGGAGAGGGGAGTGGAATGTACGAGCTCGCTGGTAAGTCTTCCCCCTTTCCTCCCCTAAATCTAAACCCAACTAACATACCTTAGCTGTGGTAACACACAA from Cryptococcus neoformans var. neoformans B-3501A chromosome 7, whole genome shotgun sequence encodes:
- a CDS encoding hypothetical protein (Match to EST gb|CF191772.1|CF191772; HMMPfam hit to UCH, Ubiquitin carboxyl-terminal hydrolase, score: 187.5, E(): 2.7e-53), with the protein product MPKSQNMELSVKHSGKTYTVPVTQETTTQAFKDAISQLTRVPTERMKVMVKGKLVKDDTDYVALANQKQSVMVIGAAEALPPPPTQQIVFLEDVGDEGIKSDEPTGLINLGNTCYLNSTLQAIRAMPEVHQALKEFTPSSSSSSSLPEFRVTNSLKNLFVTIDNTPNAVPPLEVISNLRILAPQFAERDQRGHYAQQDADEAWTQLVQALRAALPKNGDEGSVVDRLMSIELTKTLKNAETEEEPETTSTETVLKLECNISGTTNFLMSGIQDNLNQQVEKTSATLGRNATYSMQSRVSRLPEYLVVHMVRFYWRRDIQKKAKIMRKVKFPLELDLSDIVTEPLRKKIQPLNTATKQILKERDARANILKRKPGQGLDEEEKKRGEEKAMVEELVKEGGLTSGEGSGMYELAAVVTHKGASADSGHYIGWSRVDNGACVPAEQQRWAKFDDNNVTFTDANKILSMDGGGEDSVAYILLYRAAKI